The following coding sequences lie in one Vitis vinifera cultivar Pinot Noir 40024 chromosome 19, ASM3070453v1 genomic window:
- the LOC100267539 gene encoding splicing factor-like protein 1 encodes MDHPPPPIQNLDPQPPPPPETLIPSYQYPSPPSQSLDSSFQNPSKTLASDHPDSISPNSDSQNLASFSNNGQTHFEGPKFDLQKPLVSENGVTNTQSGTDKDYSGGEEETTSRRRRRSRWDPPSDSGNQTAGEAAEGTGARKRKSRWADDEPKPLIQLPDFMKDFTGGIEFDPEIQALNSRLLEISRMLQSGLPLDDRPEGARSPSPEPIYDNMGIRINTREYRARERLNRERQEIISQILKRNPAFKPPADYRPPKLQKKLYIPMKEYPGYNFIGLIIGPRGNTQKRMERETGAKIVIRGKGSVKEGRLQQKRDLKPDPSENEDLHVLVEADTQEALDAAAGMVEKLLQPVDEVLNEHKRQQLRELAALNGTIRDEEYCRLCGEPGHRQYACPSRTSTFKSDVLCKICGDGGHPTIDCPVKGTTGKKMDDEYQNFLAELGGTVPDSLIKPNNALPITGSSGSGSNPPWSNNAGGTAQAGLGANGAKPIKEYDDTNLYIGYLPPTLEDDALIRLFSPFGDIVMAKVIKDRVTGLSKGYGFVKYSDVQQANSAIASMNGYRLEGRTIAVRVAGKPPQPAVPPGPPPPAMPTYPSSNQAVGAYPSQQFTAGGPLGNTPPPSYAPGAPVPWGPVPPPYAPYPPPPPGSSLYTPVPGQPVPPYGVQYPPPPPPTQSVSAGAPAQTVVSSEAQQNFPPGVQSESGSSVQSVPTSVYGSSLSAIPPNPQPAYSTSSYGYSYYGVAPPPPLPVPYPMADQSQNMGNAPWSSAPPVPPPVPPAEKKTHGTDAEYEKFMAEMK; translated from the coding sequence ATGGATCATCCTCCGCCACCAATCCAAAACCTAGATCCTCAGCCCCCACCTCCTCCTGAAACCCTAATTCCTTCCTATCAATACCCATCTCCACCTTCCCAATCCCTTGATTCCTCCTTTCAAAACCCCTCCAAAACCCTTGCTTCAGATCATCCTGATTCGATTTCTCCAAATTCTGATTCTCAAAACCTCGCTAGTTTTTCCAATAATGGCCAGACCCATTTCGAAGGGCCCAAGTTCGACCTCCAGAAGCCCTTGGTTTCTGAAAATGGCGTCACCAACACCCAGAGCGGCACCGACAAGGACTACTCCGGCGGCGAGGAGGAAACTACCAGTCGTCGGCGCAGGCGGAGCCGCTGGGATCCGCCGTCCGATTCTGGAAACCAAACAGCCGGTGAAGCAGCCGAAGGTACCGGGGCCAGGAAGAGGAAATCGAGGTGGGCGGATGATGAGCCGAAGCCATTGATTCAATTGCCGGATTTCATGAAAGATTTCACCGGAGGTATTGAATTTGACCCTGAAATTCAAGCTTTGAATAGTAGGCTTCTTGAGATTAGTCGCATGTTGCAATCTGGTTTGCCGTTGGATGATCGGCCTGAGGGGGCGAGGTCGCCTTCGCCTGAGCCTATATATGATAATATGGGAATTAGGATCAACACCAGAGAGTATCGGGCTCGCGAGAGATTGAATCGTGAGAGACAGGAAATTATATCACAAATCTTGAAACGAAACCCGGCATTTAAGCCCCCGGCTGATTATAGGCCCCCAAAGCTTCAGAAGAAGCTTTATATACCAATGAAAGAATATCCGGGCTATAACTTTATTGGGCTTATAATTGGACCAAGGGGGAACACACAGAAAAGAATGGAGAGGGAGACGGGGGCAAAAATTGTGATTCGGGGAAAAGGGTCAGTGAAAGAAGGGAGGTTGCAACAGAAGAGGGATTTAAAACCTGATCCTTCTGAGAACGAGGATTTGCATGTATTGGTTGAGGCGGATACACAGGAAGCACTTGATGCAGCTGCCGGGATGGTGGAGAAATTATTGCAGCCAGTTGATGAGGTGTTGAATGAGCATAAGAGGCAACAGCTTAGGGAGTTAGCAGCCCTAAATGGGACAATAAGGGATGAGGAGTACTGTAGATTGTGTGGAGAGCCGGGGCACCGGCAATATGCTTGTCCTTCACGAACTTCGACGTTTAAAAGTGATGTACTATGTAAGATATGCGGTGACGGTGGGCATCCTACCATTGATTGTCCGGTGAAGGGGACAACAGGGAAGAAAATGGATGATGAGTATCAGAACTTTTTGGCTGAGCTGGGAGGGACAGTACCAGATTCTTTGATAAAGCCAAACAATGCATTGCCAATTACAGGTTCAAGTGGTTCTGGTAGCAATCCTCCTTGGTCTAACAATGCTGGTGGTACAGCACAAGCTGGCTTAGGGGCAAATGGAGCCAAACCCATTAAGGAATATGATGATACAAACTTGTACATTGGGTATTTGCCACCTACTCTTGAAGACGATGCTTTGATTAGGTTGTTTTCACCCTTTGGTGATATTGTGATGGCTAAGGTTATTAAGGATAGGGTTACTGGATTGAGCAAAGGGTATGGTTTTGTCAAGTATTCTGATGTTCAACAAGCCAATAGTGCAATTGCCAGTATGAATGGTTATCGTTTAGAGGGAAGAACAATTGCTGTGAGGGTTGCAGGTAAGCCTCCTCAGCCTGCTGTCCCTCCAGGTCCTCCCCCTCCTGCAATGCCTACATATCCAAGTTCAAATCAGGCTGTTGGTGCCTATCCATCCCAGCAATTTACCGCAGGTGGTCCCCTTGGGAATACTCCACCACCGAGCTATGCCCCTGGTGCTCCAGTTCCATGGGGACCGGTTCCTCCTCCTTATGCCCCTTACCCTCCTCCTCCCCCTGGGTCAAGCTTATACACTCCAGTCCCAGGTCAACCTGTGCCTCCTTATGGTGTGCAatatcctcctcctcctcctcctacACAGTCAGTTTCTGCTGGTGCCCCAGCTCAGACTGTGGTGTCTAGTGAAGCACAACAGAATTTCCCTCCAGGAGTGCAGTCTGAAAGTGGTTCTTCTGTTCAATCTGTACCTACCAGTGTTTATGGGAGCTCCTTATCTGCAATACCACCAAATCCTCAACCTGCATATTCAACATCTTCATATGGTTACTCTTATTATGGTGTTGCTCCTCCTCCACCTCTTCCTGTACCTTATCCAATGGCAGATCAATCGCAGAACATGGGAAATGCGCCTTGGAGCTCGGCTCCACCAGTGCCTCCACCTGTTCCACCAGCAGAAAAGAAAACCCATGGTACTGATGCAGAATATGAGAAATTCATGGCGGAGATGAAATGA
- the LOC100245234 gene encoding protein DOG1-like 4, with translation MSFHRFYASWFDHLNHLVHQLTLAPKPTTPQDNPALLQLVQKVISHYSQYYRAKSVAAQNDAVSLFAAPWSSSLERSLHWVAGWRPTIVFHLIYTETSARFESHIADILHGVRTGDLGDLSTAQLHRVSELQCETVREENEITRELAKWQEGAVELVEAGGDGNVEEKIGGLMSVLVKADELRMRTIWRVAEMLTPQQAVEFLIAAAELQFGVRVLGLNHDNQRENV, from the coding sequence ATGTCTTTCCACAGATTCTACGCCTCATGGTTCGACCACCTGAACCACTTGGTGCACCAACTCACCCTCGCGCCCAAGCCCACCACCCCACAAGACAACCCAGCCCTGCTCCAACTGGTCCAGAAGGTCATTTCTCACTACTCCCAGTACTACAGAGCCAAGTCCGTCGCCGCCCAGAACGACGCCGTTTCACTCTTCGCGGCCCCATGGTCCTCCTCCCTCGAACGCTCCCTCCACTGGGTCGCCGGGTGGCGTCCCACCATCGTTTTTCACCTCATATACACCGAGACCAGCGCCCGCTTCGAGTCCCACATCGCCGACATCCTCCACGGCGTACGCACCGGCGACCTGGGCGACCTCTCCACCGCTCAGCTCCATCGGGTGAGCGAGTTGCAGTGCGAGACGGTGAGGGAGGAGAACGAGATCACGAGGGAGCTGGCCAAGTGGCAGGAGGGAGCAGTGGAGCTGGTGGAGGCAGGTGGGGATGGGAATGTGGAGGAGAAGATCGGAGGACTGATGAGTGTGTTGGTGAAGGCGGATGAGCTGCGGATGAGGACGATTTGGAGAGTGGCGGAGATGTTGACGCCGCAGCAGGCGGTGGAGTTCTTGATCGCGGCTGCCGAGTTGCAGtttggggttagggttttggggttGAACCATGATAACCAACGTGAGAATGTATGA